The genomic region TTCCGTGCGGCAGGTAAACTACTAGAAGGCTTTGGTGGTGCGTTATCTACTCGTATGTGGGTTGCTCCTCCTACTAAGATGGACCGCGATCAGTTAACTGAAGAAGGCTACTACTCAATCTACGGTAAGTCAGGTGTTCGTATTGAAACTCCAGGCTGTTCACTGTGTATGGGTAACCAAGCACGTGTTGCTGATAAAGCAACGGTACTATCTACCTCTACGCGTAACTTCCCGAACCGTCTAGGTACAGGTGCGAATGTTTACTTAACGTCAGCTGAACTTGCGGCAGTAGGTGCAATCGTTGGTCACTTACCAACTGTTGAAGAGTACATGGAATACGCTAAGAAGATCGATGCAACAGCAGCCGATACTTACCGTTACCTAAACTTCCATAAGATGGAAAGCTACACTAAGAAAGCGAAAGAAGTGGTTATCGCACAAAACGTTGCGTAATAACTATTGTTACATGATTAGCTAAGGTTTTTAGCTAACATTTATTCGTAAAAAGGTCGCGTAAGCGACCTTTTTTATGGGCGAAATTTATCAGGCTGTAATATTGTGACACTCATACCTGTAGCAGTGTGAGCAAAGTACTTTTTAGCTGCCATATGCTAGCCTGTTTCCCTTATAATATAAGACGCTACCCCTTTACCAAATTTACGTGGACATCATGGAATATACTTTTCGTTCTGACTTTATTACGGCTAAAGCCACGGCTGAATTTAACTATGAGCATCAAATCATAGCCTATTGGTTGGAAAATGAAGTTGCTGACAATAAGCTAAAGTTAACCGAAATCATTGCACAATTAGAGCAATTAACAGAGAATAATCAAGAGCTTGAGTTGCCTGGGCAAGAGTACTCAATTTTGATCGAAGACGGTGAGGTTTACGTATCAGCTAACGCAACCTTACATGCCGAATCATTACCTGAGCATTTGCCCGAGTATTTACAAAGCGATGTTGATGACTTTGAACAAAACCAACAGGCATCATGTGGTTTAGAAGACTTTTTACAGATGTTGAACGATTGGCGCGAATTTTTATTAAATTATCATCGTTAATGACGACTGATTTTTATCAACCCGATGCAGCAAATACTTACCAAAACGTTTCTTTATTCGATATGTTTAGGTAAACATGCAATCGCTAGGTGCTCGAGTGACAACAGGTAGGCTATCAACCTATAAGTGGGACTAACTAGGTAACAGATTTTAATACTGGATAACATAATGACACAACAACCTCAGACACAAACCAGCAAGCCATCTCGATTAAAGCGTATTGTTTTACCAATCATCATTGTTGTTGTTGGTTTGCTGGTGATGGGGGTATTGTCATCGATGGCACCTGCTCCCGAGAAAAAGCCAAGCGATGCTAAACCACCATTGGTATCGGTAATGGATATTAAAACGGATGATGTCACATTTTATGTTACCAGCCAGGGTAGCGTCATGCCACGAACCGAAACACTGTTGATTTCGGAAGTGGCAGGGCAAGTGATTTATGTGTCTGACAAGCTAAGAGTCGGCGGGTATTTCAGTAAAGGTGAAATATTACTTGAAGTTGACCCTATTGTTTATGAAGTAAATGTGCTGCAAGCACAATCGCGATTAGAGTCAGCGCAAGCTTCTTTCATAGAAGAGCAGGCTCGCGCAGAGCAAGCCAAACAAGAATGGCAATTAACTGGTAAGCCATTATCTAAAGCGCCTATATTAGCGTTACGTAAACCACAAGTACAAAAGGCGCAAGCCGATGTCAAAGCAGCTAAAGCCGATTTAAAAGAAGCACAAACCAAATTAGCCCGAACGAAAATTAAAGCCCCTTATGATGCGCTGATAGCAGAAAAACATGTCGATATCGGTCAGTACGTGTCAACGGGAAGTCAATTGGCGAAAACGTATGCGATAGATTACGCAGAAGTTCGCTTGCCAATTAAACAAGCTGATTTACAGTATTTACGCTTACCAAAGCTTAATCGCCCGACTGAGCAGATCAGTAAGGTAACCCTCAGTGCACAACAAGGCCAAATAGCTCAGCAATGGTCATCGTTTGTGGCTCGCTATGAAGGCGTAGTGAGTAATGAGTCTCGGGTACACTACCTCGTTGCGCAAATTGATGATCCGTATAATTTGAATAACCAAGAAAGCGATAGCGAAGCACGTATGGGCATGTTTGTTCGTGCCAGTATTGAAGGCAAGTTAGCACGTAATGTGGTGATCTTACCTCAACAAGTTATTCATGGCGCTGATACCGTCTATGTCGTTGAGAAGGATAATACTTTAAGCGTGGTTAATGTTGATATTTTGCGTGCCGAAGGCAATCGAGTCTACGTTAAGAATACTTTTACCCCCAAGCAACGCATTATTACCAGTAATTTGCGTACCGCCATACCGGGGATGCCTGTGCGTATCGAGGGTGAAAAGCAAACAACGAACGATGATACCTTGCTAGCGGGAGAATAACACAATGGCCGCCATACAAGAAAAGTTAACAGGATTAATCGCTTGGTTTGCTAGAAACCACGTTGCCGCCAATTTATTGATGATATTTATCATCATTATGGGTAGCTATTCCTACAGTACCATCACCAAGAAAATGTTTCCCGAGTTTAGTCCCAATACCATTATGATCCAGGTGGTGCATTTAGGGGCGTCACCCGCCGATGTTGAGCAGTCAGTTGTTTTGCAAATTGAAGAGAAGCTGGAAAACATCCAAGGCCTTAAACGTATCACCTCCGAAGCCACCGAGGGCTTGGCATCGATCACCATTGAAATAAATTCGGGCTATTCGTTGCAAGATAAACTCGATGAAGTACAGATGCAGGTAGATACCATTACCACATTTCCAGCCCAAATTGAGCGCCCGTTGGTGATGAAACAAGAATTTCAAATGGATGTGATGTGGGTGTCGGTTAACGGCGATATGGATCGACGCACTCGCCAAGAGCTGGCGCAAGACATTAAAGATGAAATCATTGCCTTACCTGATGTTAATATTGCCGAAGTTGTCGGCTTGCGTGATTATGAAATTTCAGTGGAAATCTCTGAACTTAAATTACTTGAATACGGTTTAAGTTTTGATGAAATATCACAGGCCATTAAGCGTTCATCACTGGATTTACCCGGTGGTACTATCAAATCGTCAGGCGGTTACATTCAATTAAGAACGGATGGCCAAGCCTACACCGGCAGAGAGTTCTCGGATTTGGTACTGCGCACCAACCCAGACGGTACCCGTTTAACCTTAGGTGATATTGCTACCGTTAAAGATACCTTTGTTGAGGATGAGGGCTTCGCTCGGTTTGATGGTAAAAACACCACCAGCATTCGTATTCGCTCGACCAGTAACCAAAACGATTTAGCCATCGCTGAACAAGTTTATGATTATGTCGAACGCAAACAGCAAACTTTGCCTCCTGGGGTGAATATTGATGTATTCGCCGATTCATCATTTTATTTATCAGAACGCTTAAATATGATGATCAGTAACTTAGCATTGGGTGCCTTGTTAGTATTCATTGTTCTAACACTGTTTTTGCGAATACGCGTTGCTTTTTGGGTTATGGTCGGTATTCCCATTTGTTTCTTGGGCGCATTTACCTTTATGCCACTGTTAGGTGAATGGTCAGTGACCATTAACTTACTGAGCTTGTTCGCCTTTATTATGGTGCTTGGTATTGTTGTTGATGACGCGATTGTTATTGGCGAGAGTGTTTATAGTGAAATTCAGCATAAAGGTCACAGTGTCGATAACGTCATTCGCGGTGCTCATCGAGTTGCTATGCCGGCAACATTTGGTGTACTAACGACTATCGCGGCCTTTGCGCCATTATTATTTATCGATTCCAATATTAGTGGCTTTTTCCGAGCCATCGCCATTGTGGTGATTTTGTGTTTATTGTTTTCGATTATCGAGTCAAAATGGATTTTGCCGGCGCATTTAGCACGGATGAACTTTAAAGAAATCGACCCAGACAATGCGCATATTGTCCACAGAGTGCAATTACGCTTTAAAGCATGGCTAGATAAATTTATTAAAACCCGTTACCAACCATTGCTGCGCACCGCATTGCGTGCTCGCTATAACACCATGGCAGTGTTTATTGCTTTGTTCTTTATTTCCATTGGGTTGATTCAAGGTTCATTAGTCAAAACAGAGTTTTTCCCAACGGTACCAAGTGATTTTATTCAAGGTCAGTTAGTCATGGAAGATGGCACCGCGCCAGAGCGTCGTAATGCGGCACTGGAACGTGTAGCCCAAGCGGGGTATCAAGTTGCCGAAAATAATGTCCATAACGGTGAAGGCTTCTTACAGCACTTAATGGTGTATACCAACGGAAACTTAGCAGGCGGCTTTATGATGGAACTTAATAAAGCCGAACAAAGGGAGTTAGATGCCTTTGCCATAGAAAAATTATGGCGCCAACAAATTGGTGAAATCCCGGGGGTTAAAGAGTTGCGGTTATTTGCCGGTACAAACACCGGCGGTGGTGCGGCGCTTGAATTTCAACTAAATGGTAGCGATGAATATCAGCTTGAACAGGCGGGTATTGAAGTACAAGAAAAACTGGCGGAGTACGATGGTGTTTATGATATTCGCAACTCATTTAGCCGTGGTAGTGAAGAAATTAAGTTGTCGATTCGCCCAGAAGCAGAAGTACTTGGGATTAGCTTATCGGACTTAGCCAAACAGGTACGCCAAGCGTTCTATGGTGATGAAGCACAGCGTATTCAGCGTGGTCGCGATGAAGTCAAAGTCATGGTGCGTTATCCTGAAAGTGATCGTCGCTCACTGAGTGATTTAGAGAACATGTGGGTGCGTACACCAACCGGTAGCGAGGTGCCATTTTATCAGGTAGCGGATATTGAAATAGGCCAGGGCTTTTCAAAAATCACTCGTATCAACAATAAACGTACCGTGGTGATCCGTGCCGAAATCGATAGTGAAAAAGTAGAATCTCGGAAAATTTTGGCGGAATTTAATAATGATATTATCCCCAATATTTTGGCTCGTTACCCATCGGTTGCCTACGGCATGGAAGGGGCAACCAAAGAGCAACAAGACTTTGCCATGCAACTTGGCTTTTCCGCAGCAACGGCGCTGTTTTTAATATACTGTTTAATCGCTATTCCAACCAAGTCGTACAGCCAACCATTGGTGATTATGTCAGTGATCCCATTTGGGATTATTGGCGCTATTTGGGGGCATATGATTTTAGGCAAAACCATCAACATGATGTCAATGTATGGGTTTATCGCACTTTCTGGTGTTGTGGTGAATGATTCGTTGATTTTGGTCGATTTTATTAATCGCGCCAAGCAGTCAGGCAAGCGCATGCATGACATTGTTGTTGACGCCGGTATGCTACGTTTTCGGGCAATCTTGTTGACCTCATTAACGACATTTTTCGGTATTTTGCCGATCTACTTTGAAACCAGTTTGCAGGCGCAATTTATCATTCCTATGGCGATTTCATTAGGCTTTGGTATTATGTTTGCAACCGTTATTACACTGTTCTTAATTCCGGCGTTGTATATGATCCGCGAAGATATTCGCCATAAACTCAAGCGCACTAAGGTTAAGGTTGCAGAAATAGCGGGTTAACATGGTCATCACAGTATGAATAAGCAAGTGAATATCAGGGGCGTATAATGAAAATAGTCATATTACATGGGTTGTTTATGAATAAGCTCATTATGGCGCCGCTGGCGTTACGTCTCGAGCAGCTTGGCTATAATGTCGTTAATATTTCATACCCGAGCACTAATGCCGATAAATCACGTTTATTCGAGCATATTGACGAGCAAGTAGGTGAGGGGCCGGCGGTACTGCTTGGCCATTCATTAGGTGGTTTAGTGATAACGGACTATCTTGTTCATCAAGATGTGTCGGTTGAGCGTGTGCCTATGGTCATTACCTTAGGCACGCCACATCAAGGCGCACAAATTGCCAAAGACATGAAGCGGGTGAATATTGATAACCTACTAGGTTCATCAACCCAATTTGGCTTATTACCAACCGATATGTCAAAAACTTGGCCGGTTCCGCAAAAATTGATATCGATCGCCGGTAAGGTAAAACTCGGTGCAAGGCCATTACTCGATCGAGTATGGCGCGACGAGATTGAGGAATCGGATGGTACGGTAAGCATTAATGAAACGCAAATTCCCGGTATGAGTGAACACATTGTCGTTAAGCACTCTCATACCTCGATGGTATACTCTCGAGAAGTGGTGAATATTATCGATAAACAATGTAAAGCATTAAATCTAGCTTAGTTACTCTTACTAAACACAATATAGCGTGGCCTTAAAATCCACCTCTTAATACCTCTGTGCCATTTTTGGTACGTCTCTTTTACAGTTGATATTTTCAGCTTAAATGTTACACCCGCAAGTTCCGCTATTCTCCTACTTGTTCAAATATCCTGCACTTTGTTTGTGATTCGCTGCGCCAATACGGTGCAATAGCGTTGGTGATATATGTTTCTTTGGTCTTAAGTTGTTGATTTTGTGTGTTTTTATTTTGTGGTACGTAACTTGTAATAGTTGTCCTAGCAACTACCTAAGGGGGCGATAATGAAATTAATCAACGCAATAATTAAACCATTTAAATTGGATGACGTCAGAGAAGCCATCTCTGAAGTCGGTGTCGAAGGCTTAACCGTATCAGAGGTACGCGGTTTTGGTCGTCAAAAAGGTCACACTGAGTTATATCGTGGTGCTGAGTATCAAGTAGACTTTCTGCCAAAAGTAAAGCTAGAAATCGCAGTAAAGGCTGAAGACGCAGAACGCGTCATTGAAGCAATTAGTAAGTCTGCTCATACCGGTAAAATCGGTGATGGTAAGATTTTTGTTTACGACTTAGAACAAGCGGTACGTATTCGTACTGGCGAACAAGACACTGCAGCACTTTAATAGGGGGATACAATGGAAGAGTTAACTGCATTATCAGGTACTGTTACAGAGCTGCGCTTTGCACTAGATACCTTTTACTTTTTATTATCGGGCGTATTGGTTATGTGGATGGCAGCAGGTTTTGCCATGCTAGAAGCTGGTATGGTTCGTTCAAAAAATACCACCGAAATCTTAACTAAAAACATCGCATTGTATTCAATTGCTTGTGTGATGTTTTTACTGGTTGGCTACAACATTATGTACGTCGACAACGCCGAAGGTGGTATTTTACCATCAATAGCTACCTTAATTGGCACCCAAGCAGCTGACGCTGATCACTCATTAGAATCAGACTTCTTCTTCCAAGTTGTGTTTGTTGCAACGGCTATGTCGATTGTTTCAGGTGCGGTTGCTGAGCGCATGAAGCTTTGGTCATTCTTAATTTTCACTGTTGTTTTAACCGGCTTTATTTACCCTGTTGAAGGTTATTGGACTTGGGGTGGCGGTTTCTTGTCAGAAGCTGGTTTTAGCGACTTCGCCGGCTCAGGTATTGTTCACATGGCCGGTGCTGCTGCTGCATTAGCGGGTGTATTACTGCTTGGTGCACGTAAAGGTAAATACGGTAAAAACGGCGAGATTTACCCAATTCCTGGTTCAAACATGCCATTAGCCACATTAGGTACATTTATTCTATGGATGGGTTGGTTCGGCTTTAACGGTGGTTCACAGCTACTTGTTTCTGATGCTGAAAATGCGACTGCGGTAGGTCAAATTTTCTTAAACACGAATGCCGCCGCCGCCGCGGGTGCCGTAGCTGCATTACTACTGAACAAAGCTATTTGGGGTAAAGCAGATTTAACTATGATCTTAAACGGCGCATTGGCCGGTCTTGTTACAATCACTGCAGATCCATTATCGCCATCACCGTTATTTGCCAGTTTATTAGGCGCACTAGGTGGTATGCTAGTTGTATTGTCAATAACGTCTCTAGACAAGTTAAAAATCGACGATCCAGTTGGTGCAATATCAGTGCATGGTGTGGTTGGTTTCTTCGCTCTTATGGTTGTTCCGTTTAGCAATGGTGACGCAACATTTGGTGCGCAGTTGTACGGTGCATTCGTTATCTTTGCATGGGTGTTCGCAGCAAGCTTTGCGGTATGGCTAGTATTGAAGAAAACCATGGGTATCCGTGTTAGCGATGAAGAAGAATACAATGGCGTTGACAAATCGGATTGTGGCATTGAAGCCTATCCAGAGTTTGTATCACTGAAGGGCTAAGCTCCTAACAATAATAACGACGCGTTGTTAAATTAACGGGGGAGCTAAAAGCTCCCCTTTTTTTATGATGACAGGCAACACTGCCGCTGACGCTGATCTTTTTGTGTAACGGCTATTTGCGACTAGAACGGCTAGTACGTGTTATACCAATTACACTAAGTTTGTGCCCAACTCAGAGTTAGGGCAGAGGTTCAGTTACAACATAGATTTCATTGATATAGTCATTCTATATTAATGAAATCTAGGGTCGTAAATGGGCCTCTGGTAAACTCCCTACGGGTGAGTTTTAAAGGTTTTTATGCTGCGTAACTGATTTTGACAATGGAATAACCATTCTCTGCAATCAAAGCCTTTAAATTCTCACTGAGTGAGCAATAACTTAATGTGATTGGTATTAATGAAAGTGTATTTGCTCGATGTTTAAGCAACTGATAGTCTTAGTAGTAATATCAATCGTGCGACAAGTAATTGATATAAACGCTCCATTTTCGAAGATAACAAGTAAAACAGGATCGTATTTATGAAAACCATTTCAATAACCGTTCCGCTGGTTATAATGACATGTTTAACGGCGTGTTCAACAGGGCAGCAAGACGCATGTGAAGATGTCGTGTATACGGCCGAACAACGTCAACATTGCACATCTTTACAACGACAAATATCTAACGCTAAAAATAACCTGATAAAGCGCACTGAGCTTGAACGACGTTACCAAAAAGATTGCATTGATATTCGTTATTATCGAGATGATAAAACTGACCAACGTTGTAATAATCAAACCTCTGTTGATGAAGTGATCCGCAAATTGCAATCGAGCGAACAAAAACCACAAACAGGAGCCAACTAGTGCTAAGAGTCGCGCCAATGTTAATGCTGTTATTGAGCGTTTTTTCTACTCAGAGTTACGCTAATTCAGCCAGTATCGAACAATTTAAGCAACTAATGCAGGAGAACAAAGGCAAGGTAGTATATATCGACTTTTGGGCTTCTTGGTGTATCCCCTGCAAACAGTCTTTTCCATGGATGAATAAGATGCAGCAAAAATATGCAGAACGAGGCTTGAAAGTGGTTACCATTAATTTAGATATGGAAAGGTCGTTCGCTGATGAGTTTTTGCGACAAACGCCTGCAGATTTTACCGTTATTTATGACCCTAAAAGTCTGATAGCTCGTAAGTTTGATTTAAAAGGCATGCCCAGCAGTTATATTTATAATCGCCAAGGGAAAGCGGTAAAAGCGCATGTTGGCTTTCAACCAGAGCGCCAGGATGAGTATGAGGCTGAACTTGTTGCTTTGCTAGCGCAATAAACGGCAATGCGATAAGTTCTGAATCAATGACTGGTTTAATAAGTGAGTCATCGTATCAGTATCAAATGGCAATAAAAAACCGAAACGTGATGTTTCGGTTTTTTATTGCTAAAGCTTATTAATAAGCTTTGTCGCTATAGCTCATTATGCGTTGATAAAGTCTACGCCTTCTTGAATATCTTTATTCAAGGTCGCTAGCATGTCATCTTTTGCTTTTTGCTCGTATGCGCTTAGTTCACCGTATGATAGGTACTCTTCAACACCGTTTTTACCAAGGCGTACTGGTTGTGCAAAGTACTCTGCATCGCCGGTGTTACCTTGAACGTATGCGTAATCTACAACACCTTCTTCACCTTGTAAGCCACGAACTAGAGACATACAGAAACGAGCTGCAGCAGCACCCATAGAAAGTGTCGCTGAGCCGCCACCCGCTTTTGCGTTAACAACTTCAGTACCGGCGTTTTGGATACGAGGTGTCAATGCATCGATTTCTTCTTGAGTAAACTCAACACCTTCAACTTGTGAAAGTAGAGGTAGGATAGTTGTACCTGAGTGACCACCGATAACTGGTACTTTAACGTCTGCAGTAGATTTGCCTTTTAACTCAGCAACAAACGTTTCGCTGCGGATAACGTCAAGAGTGGTAACACCAAATACGCGATTTGCTTCGTAAGTACCTGCTTTTTTGAATACTTCAGCAACGATTGGTACAGTGCCGTTTACCGGGTTAGTGATAACACCAACAAGTGCTTTTGGACAGTTGGCAACGATGCCTTCAGCTAATGTTTTTACGATACCTGCGTTTACCGCAAATAAATCAGCACGATCCATACCCGGCTTACGTGGCATACCAGCAGGGATAATAACAATATCACAACCTTGAAGTGCCGTGGCTAAGTCGTCAGCACCGTAGCCTTTTACAGTAACGTCAGTTGGGATGTGAGACAAATCAACAGCAACACCAGGAACAACTGGTGCAACATCGTATAACGATAATTCAGAACCAGCAGGTAGTTGAGTTTTTAACAATAGTGATAATGCTTGACCGATACCACCGGCTGCACCTAAAACGGCTACTTTCATTGAAGATCTCCAATTAATGATGTTTTTTTGCTCAAAAACCGAGGTTGCAGGTCGAGCAAATACTTTAAATTTTTGTGCCCAAACCATACCAAAATTACGGCTGAAAATACAAACAATTTTGTCATTCAAACGGCTTAGATGGTATGATATTGGCGTTTTGGCATGGTAATTTTGTAATCTAATCTGAACACTTACAAAACCTGCTACTACGATTAAGGCAAATATTATTGCAATGCCAATAAATATCCCCATGTAGAATAAAAATCGACAGACAAGAAGAGTGTATGAGTACACAACAAAAGCAAGAAGCATTATTAAATGCTTTTAAAGAATTATTAAAACAAGAACAATTTGGCTCACAAGGTGACATTGTTGACGCCCTCAAGGCGCAAGGCTTTGACAACGTAAGCCAATCAAAAGTATCTCGCCTGTTAAGCAAGTTTGGCGCGGTACGCACCCGCAATGCACGTCAAGAAATGGTCTACTGTTTACCAGCTGAGCTTGGCGTGCCAACCGCTAAAAGTCCATTGAAGCAGTTGGTTTTGGATATCGAGAGCAACGAAGTGATGATCATTGTTCGCACCAGCCCTGGCGCAGCTCAATTAATTGCTCGCTTACTAGACTCGTTAGGTAAAGCCGATGGTGTATTAGGAACCATCGCCGGTGATGACACGATTTTTATTTCGCCAACGTCGGTAAAAGATATTAAACCGATAAAAGACAGATTATTTTTGCTATTTCAAAAAATGCAGTAATGACAGCAGTAAGACGCGAATACGAAAAAGGCACTTAAGTGCCTTTTTTAATGCCTCTGCCCTAACTCTGAGTTGGGCACAAACTTAGTGTCATTGGTGTAAACACCAAGACTAATGCCGATGACTACATAGTTGCCGCTTTTTCCAGTAAGTCACGAGATGGCACGAAAAAAGACGCCCCGGTTTCTGCTTGGGTATATTTTAGTAAATGATCGAAGTTACCGTGTTCATCCCCTTCAATCATACTTTTTAGCTGAATTTCAAAATGTTTTGGCGTATGACAAAACGACACAAAGAACAGTCCTTGTGTTTTCATATGACCATAAGGCATGCTTTGACGTAAGATTTCCATGGTATTACCATTTAAATCTTTTAAATTGGTACGTTTAGTGTGAGCAGTGGGGGCTTTGTCGGCACTCGGGTACTCGATATCATCACGCTTTGTGCGACCAATAATGTCTTCTTGTTGCTGTACACTGATGCTATCCCATAGTGGCATGTTGTGGCGGTAACGTTGAATATGTAAGTAGCTGCCTTTATCCATGTCATCGCTGGGCTTATTAACCAGCGCGACTTGGCGCTTGGCGATACCTTTAGGGTTTTCACTACCATCAACAAACCCTGTTAGATCACGACCATCAAGATAGCGAAAGCCTTTAACTTGTTCGACAAGCTCGACCGCGTCATTGAGCATGCTACATACTTTGCTAGCAACAAGGTGATTAACGTCAGCACGATCGCTGCGGATTTGAATAAACAAATCAAAGTTATTAGCCGGCGCAATTCGATCATCCACTTGCAGATGAGCGAATGGCTTTAGCTCACTAGGTCTAGCCTTGGGGTAATACTCATCCCAATATGTCGCTCCGATTGCAATAACGGTATTTAGGTTCGCCTCAGAAAACTGATCGTCATATTGTTCAAACAGTTCAGGGAGGGTAGCTAAGGTTTTGCGGATAAAACGATTTTTATTATCAACTACATTGAATAGTAAATAATAGCTGTGCAGGTTCGGCTCGGCGCAAATACCAAATTGTTCTATTGCCATAAGGACTTGTGTTAACTTCTTGTTGCACGGGATGGTCTAAGTATATGAATTAATGGACCATTAGAAAAGCTTTAAAGAACAGTAGCTTGATATAAAGTAATTAAGCCGGAACCGAAAACAGTTGTTTATCGTGCCAACGTAACGCTGTTAATGTACCGCCCCATACACAACCGGTATCTAAAGCGAAGACATGCGGGTTTGAAGCTTGCCCTTGCAGTGCCGCCCAATGACCAAAAACCCAAGGTGATTGACTTAAATCGCCATGCAGTTCAAACCACGGTTGCAGATGTTTATCGGTATTCGCACTCGGCGATGCTTTGCTAGAAAACTCCAGTGCACCATCTTGGTAACAAAAGCGCATTCTTGTCAATGCATTGATTGAAAAGCGAAACTTCTCTATGTCAGAGTGAGCATGACACCATTTTGCTGGCAGATTACCGTACATTTTGCGTAACCAGCGCTTGCGCTTTTTACTGGCTAATTTTTTTTGCACAAAATCCGACATCAACAATGCTGTATCGGCATCCCATTCAGGCGGTAAGCCAGCATGAGAAAGGTAACCACTATAATCTGGTAACGCTAACACTAATGGTTGAGCAATCAACCAATCGATTAATTCGTGGCAATCGTCAGCGTTTAACAGGGCTTCAAGTTTATCTTTACGGTTTACCTTGCCAATGCCATGGTAGGTGGCAATTAAGTGCAAGTCATGGTTGCCAAGCACGGTTTTGGCGCTATCGCCAAGCGATTTTATAAAGCGTAATGTTTCTAATGACTGTGAGCCACGAGCGACGAGATCACCACAAAACCACAGTTGATCTGTATCTTTATTAAAGTGAATCGTATCAACAAGCTGTTGTAACGCGGTATAACACCCCTGTACATCACCGATTAAGTAAATAGCCATAGCTGTATATTGTGCTCTAAATTAATTAACAACGTTTGGTACAGCGAGACTAAATACAGGAATATCCACTCGGTAATGTTGATTGTCCATATCTTGCATAGTGTAAAAGCCTTCCATGGTGCCAATAGGTGTTTTTATGATCGAGCCACTTGAGTAACGGTAACGCTGACCAGGCTGTAATATCGGTTGTTGGCCGACAACACCATCCCCCTCAACGGATACTTGTTGGCCATTGGCATCGGTGATGAGCCAGCTACGAGACATCAATTGCAGCGTCAGGTCGCTATTGTTTTCAATTGTTATTGTGTAACTAAAGACAAAGCGATGCTGATAAGAATCGC from Thalassotalea sp. Sam97 harbors:
- the mdh gene encoding malate dehydrogenase, producing MKVAVLGAAGGIGQALSLLLKTQLPAGSELSLYDVAPVVPGVAVDLSHIPTDVTVKGYGADDLATALQGCDIVIIPAGMPRKPGMDRADLFAVNAGIVKTLAEGIVANCPKALVGVITNPVNGTVPIVAEVFKKAGTYEANRVFGVTTLDVIRSETFVAELKGKSTADVKVPVIGGHSGTTILPLLSQVEGVEFTQEEIDALTPRIQNAGTEVVNAKAGGGSATLSMGAAAARFCMSLVRGLQGEEGVVDYAYVQGNTGDAEYFAQPVRLGKNGVEEYLSYGELSAYEQKAKDDMLATLNKDIQEGVDFINA
- a CDS encoding symmetrical bis(5'-nucleosyl)-tetraphosphatase gives rise to the protein MAIYLIGDVQGCYTALQQLVDTIHFNKDTDQLWFCGDLVARGSQSLETLRFIKSLGDSAKTVLGNHDLHLIATYHGIGKVNRKDKLEALLNADDCHELIDWLIAQPLVLALPDYSGYLSHAGLPPEWDADTALLMSDFVQKKLASKKRKRWLRKMYGNLPAKWCHAHSDIEKFRFSINALTRMRFCYQDGALEFSSKASPSANTDKHLQPWFELHGDLSQSPWVFGHWAALQGQASNPHVFALDTGCVWGGTLTALRWHDKQLFSVPA
- a CDS encoding ammonium transporter, whose protein sequence is MEELTALSGTVTELRFALDTFYFLLSGVLVMWMAAGFAMLEAGMVRSKNTTEILTKNIALYSIACVMFLLVGYNIMYVDNAEGGILPSIATLIGTQAADADHSLESDFFFQVVFVATAMSIVSGAVAERMKLWSFLIFTVVLTGFIYPVEGYWTWGGGFLSEAGFSDFAGSGIVHMAGAAAALAGVLLLGARKGKYGKNGEIYPIPGSNMPLATLGTFILWMGWFGFNGGSQLLVSDAENATAVGQIFLNTNAAAAAGAVAALLLNKAIWGKADLTMILNGALAGLVTITADPLSPSPLFASLLGALGGMLVVLSITSLDKLKIDDPVGAISVHGVVGFFALMVVPFSNGDATFGAQLYGAFVIFAWVFAASFAVWLVLKKTMGIRVSDEEEYNGVDKSDCGIEAYPEFVSLKG
- a CDS encoding Dyp-type peroxidase — its product is MAIEQFGICAEPNLHSYYLLFNVVDNKNRFIRKTLATLPELFEQYDDQFSEANLNTVIAIGATYWDEYYPKARPSELKPFAHLQVDDRIAPANNFDLFIQIRSDRADVNHLVASKVCSMLNDAVELVEQVKGFRYLDGRDLTGFVDGSENPKGIAKRQVALVNKPSDDMDKGSYLHIQRYRHNMPLWDSISVQQQEDIIGRTKRDDIEYPSADKAPTAHTKRTNLKDLNGNTMEILRQSMPYGHMKTQGLFFVSFCHTPKHFEIQLKSMIEGDEHGNFDHLLKYTQAETGASFFVPSRDLLEKAATM
- the apaG gene encoding Co2+/Mg2+ efflux protein ApaG; this translates as MSSSDPGKLVKVATTVDFIEEQSDSYQHRFVFSYTITIENNSDLTLQLMSRSWLITDANGQQVSVEGDGVVGQQPILQPGQRYRYSSGSIIKTPIGTMEGFYTMQDMDNQHYRVDIPVFSLAVPNVVN
- a CDS encoding redoxin family protein yields the protein MLRVAPMLMLLLSVFSTQSYANSASIEQFKQLMQENKGKVVYIDFWASWCIPCKQSFPWMNKMQQKYAERGLKVVTINLDMERSFADEFLRQTPADFTVIYDPKSLIARKFDLKGMPSSYIYNRQGKAVKAHVGFQPERQDEYEAELVALLAQ
- the argR gene encoding transcriptional regulator ArgR yields the protein MSTQQKQEALLNAFKELLKQEQFGSQGDIVDALKAQGFDNVSQSKVSRLLSKFGAVRTRNARQEMVYCLPAELGVPTAKSPLKQLVLDIESNEVMIIVRTSPGAAQLIARLLDSLGKADGVLGTIAGDDTIFISPTSVKDIKPIKDRLFLLFQKMQ